Proteins encoded within one genomic window of Anopheles gambiae chromosome 3, idAnoGambNW_F1_1, whole genome shotgun sequence:
- the LOC1278987 gene encoding small ribosomal subunit protein uS7m gives MLRKIACTVWQRHAAAQCIVPVARMSQYGPHFIEPIVNRDKIEELHKTGDLSKISHVPVKAALSNQNCSVFYDPLVAQFTNYVMKQGNKQLARDLVEKGFENIKRLQLERYHLSESEEEKAKLELNPRRLLHQAVENCRPLLQLTPIKRGGVRYQVPVPITEKRSYFLAMKWLLEAIREKERTVHFPEKMAWEILDAAANQGKVVKRKHELHRQCEANRAYAHYRWS, from the exons ATGCTGCGAAAGATAGCGTGCACCGTGTGGCAAAg GCATGCGGCTGCCCAGTGCATCGTGCCGGTCGCCCGGATGTCCCAGTACGGGCCGCACTTCATCGAACCGATCGTGAACAGGGATAAGATCGAGGAGCTGCACAAAACCGGCGACCTGTCGAAGATATCGCACGTCCCGGTGAAGGCCGCCCTCAGCAATCAGAACTGCTCCGTGTTTTACGATCCGCTCGTTGCCCAGTTCACAAATTATGTAATGAAGCAGGGCAACAAACAGCTTGCCCGCGACCTGGTCGAGAAGGGATTCGAAAACATCAAGCGGCTACAGCTGGAACGGTACCATCTGTCCGAGTCGGAGGAGGAAAAGGCTAAGCTGGAGCTGAATCCGCGCCGGCTGCTGCACCAGGCGGTGGAAAACTGTCGCCCACTGTTGCAGCTGACCCCGATCAAACGTGGTGGCGTGCGGTACCAGGTGCCGGTGCCGATCACCGAGAAGCGATCGTACTTTCTCGCCATGAAGTGGTTGCTGGAAGCGATCCGGGAGAAGGAGCGCACGGTGCATTTCCCGGAGAAGATGGCGTGGGAGATACTGGATGCGGCCGCCAATCAGGGCAAGGTGGTTAAGCGTAAGCACGAGCTGCACCGACAGTGTGAGGCGAACCGTGCCTACGCACATTATCGATGGAGCTAA
- the LOC1278984 gene encoding glyoxylate reductase/hydroxypyruvate reductase isoform X1 produces the protein MVKMSFRAIVLIFASLCLCETLSSVSAQTASTMVNSGQRPVVLVTNKETPEKGINKLKLKADVIFPKSHPATREEVLELAGQVDGIMWVGHMPLNGEVLDRGGSRLKAISTMSAGMDYVDVEEFRKRKFPLGYTPIVLNDAVADSAIGLMIAAGRRYHEGRLAIDQSQWTGGPQWLLGQDIKGSTVGIIGLGGIGQTIAKRLKGFDIGQLLYTGRRPKPEAEALGAKLVPQDELLQESDYVFITVPLTNETRHMINESTLAKMKPTAVLVNVARGDIVDQRALVAALKNGTIFAAGLDVVSPEPLPADDELLRLPNAVVIPHLGSATVQTRNNMAEIAALNVLAGIAGTPMFSPYPY, from the exons ATGGTGAAAATGAGCTTCCGAGCGATCGTGTTGATTTTTGCctctttgtgtttgtgtgaaacgTTATCTTCTGTCAG tgCTCAAACTGCATCAACGATGGTCAACTCGGGACAGCGTCCGGTCGTGCTCGTAACCAACAAGGAAACGCCGGAAAAGGGTATCAACAAACTAAAGCTAAA GGCTGATGTAATCTTCCCGAAAAGCCATCCTGCCACACGCGAGGAAGTGCTAGAGCTGGCGGGCCAGGTCGATGGCATCATGTGGGTCGGCCATATGCCACTGAACGGTGAGGTGCTGGATCGGGGCGGTTCCCGCCTGAAGGCGATCTCCACCATGTCGGCCGGCATGGATTACGTGGACGTGGAGGAGTTCCGGAAGCGCAAGTTCCCGCTCGGCTACACCCCGATCGTGCTGAACGATGCGGTGGCCGATTCGGCCATTGGGCTCATGATTGCCGCCGGTCGGCGCTACCACGAGGGCCGGCTGGCCATCGATCAGTCGCAGTGGACGGGTGGCCCGCAGTGGCTGCTCGGGCAGGACATTAAGGGCAGCACGGTGGGCATTATCGGGCTGGGCGGCATCGGGCAAACGATTGCAAAGCGCCTGAAAGGGTTCGACATTGGGCAGCTGCTGTATACGGGCCGTCGGCCCAAGCCGGAAGCGGAAGCGCTCGGCGCCAAGCTGGTACCGCAggacgagctgctgcaggaGAGCGATTACGTGTTCATTACCGTACCGCTCACGAACGAAACGCGCCACATGATCAACGAGAGCACGCTGGCCAAAATGAAACCCACCGCCGTGCTGGTTAATGTGGCCCGGGGTGATATCGTCGATCAGCGGGCACTGGTGGCGGCACTCAAGAACGGTACGATCTTTGCGGCCGGATTGGATGTGGTGTCGCCGGAACCGCTGCCCGCAGACGATGAGCTGTTGCGCCTTCCGAATGCAG TTGTCATCCCCCACCTGGGCTCGGCCACCGTGCAGACGCGGAACAATATGGCGGAAATTGCTGCATTGAACGTGCTGGCGGGCATCGCGGGAACACCCATGTTCTCCCCCTATCCGTATTAA
- the LOC1278983 gene encoding homogentisate 1,2-dioxygenase, which produces MPEYQYLSGFGSHFSSEDARFPNALPVGQNSPQKCPHGLYAEQLSGSAFTAPRTENTRSWLYRIRPSVVHQPFKRFEGVAPFLRGTGWEEQHPNPNQMRWNPFDLPAAGSEVDFVAGLHTVCGAGDVRARNGLAVHVYLANCSMKDTAFYNSDGDMLIVPQQGPLDITTEFGRLYVKPNEICVIPQGIRFSVALEGPSRGYILEVYDGHFRLPDLGPIGANGLANPRDFLTPTAHFEDRSVEGYRIVSKFQGALFVATQGHSPFDVVAWHGNYVPYKYDLARFMVINSVSFDHCDPSIFTVLTCPSNRPGTAIADFVIFPPRWSVQEHTFRPPYYHRNCMSEFMGLIFGRYEAKEGGFMPGGASLHSMMTPHGPDHRCFEGASNADLKPERVADGTQAFMFESSLSMAVTRWGEETCQKLDARYYECWQALEKHFHL; this is translated from the exons ATGCCGGAGTATCAG TATCTGTCCGGATTTGGGTCACACTTCAGCTCGGAAGATGCCCGCTTCCCGAACGCCCTGCCGGTGGGACAGAATTCACCGCAAAAGTGTCCCCACGGGCTGTACGCGGAGCAGCTTTCTGGCAGTGCGTTTACCGCACCGCGCACGGAAAATACCCGCTCCTGGTTGTACCGCATCCGGCCCTCGGTCGTACATCAACCGTTCAAGCGGTTCGAGGGTGTGGCACCGTTCCTGCGCGGAACTGGCTGGGAAGAGCAGCACCCCAATCCCAACCAGATGCGCTGGAACCCGTTCGATCTGCCGGCGGCCGGAAGCGAGGTAGACTTTGTGGCGGGATTGCATACCGTGTGTGGGGCGGGCGATGTCCGCGCCCGCAATGGGCTGGCCGTGCATGTGTACCTTGCCAACTGTTCGATGAAGGATACGGCGTTCTACAACAGCGATGGCGATATGCTTATAG TTCCCCAACAGGGTCCACTGGACATAACGACCGAGTTTGGCCGACTGTACGTAAAGCCAAACGAGATCTGCGTCATTCCGCAAGGCATCCGGTTCAGCGTAGCGCTGGAAGGACCGTCCCGTGGCTACATTCTCGAGGTGTACGATGGTCACTTCCGGCTGCCCGATCTGGGCCCGATCGGTGCCAATGGGTTGGCCAATCCGCGTGACTTCCTAACGCCCACGGCCCATTTCGAGGATCGCTCGGTCGAGGGGTATCGCATCGTGTCCAAGTTCCAGGGCGCACTGTTTGTCGCCACCCAGGGCCATTCACCGTTCGATGTGGTCGCCTGGCACGGTAACTATGTGCCGTACAAGTACGATCTCGCCCGCTTTATGGTGATCAACTCGGTCAGCTTCGATCATTGCGATCCGAGCATCTTCACCGTGCTGACCTGCCCCAGCAACCGGCCCGGCACGGCGATCGCCGATTTCGTCATCTTTCCACCGAGATGGTCCGTCCAGGAGCATACCTTCCGTCCGCCGTACTATCATC gTAACTGCATGAGCGAATTTATGGGCCTGATTTTCGGCCGGTACGAGGCGAAGGAGGGTGGCTTCATGCCCGGTGGTGCCTCGCTACACTCGATGATGACACCGCACGGGCCCGACCATCGGTGCTTCGAGGGTGCGTCCAATGCGGACCTGAAGCCGGAACGCGTTGCCGATGGGACGCAAGCGTTCATGTTCGAATCGTCGCTGAGCATGGCGGTAACGCGCTGGGGCGAGGAAACCTGCCAAAAGCTGGACGCCCGCTACTACGAATGCTGGCAAGCGCTGGAAAAGCATTTCCATCTGTAA
- the LOC1278986 gene encoding glyoxylate reductase/hydroxypyruvate reductase, with protein MRTGVVRLARALPKMLDPPLQQHSFGGHRPKLAVTCADIPVRYIDLLKQNCNVTVCQGTSRADILRTITGAEGILWLTGDRLDAEALDAAGQQLKVVSTMTSGMDYVDAGEFTKRGIALGHTPKVVNDPVADIAIGLMLAAARRFHEGRLKIATGEWEMRPQWMLGQDVPGSTVGIVGFGGIGQTILKRLKGFDIGRCLYTGRSRKPEADLVGASYVDLATLLRESDFVFIACPLTGETARMFNRETLALMKRSSVLINVARGGIVDQPALVEALREGTIFAAGLDVMTPEPLDTNDPLLSLPNCVVVPHLGTATQQSLLDMFAITANNVLSVLAGGPLMAPYQKG; from the exons ATGCGTACCGGAGTGGTACGCCTGGCACGAGCATTACCAAAGATGCTGGACCCCCCGCTACAGCAGCACAGCTTCGGTGGCCATCGACCCAAGTTGGCCGTGACGTGTGCCGACATTCCCGTTCGCTACATCGATCTTCTCAAGCAAAA CTGCAATGTGACCGTGTGCCAGGGAACGAGCCGTGCCGACATCCTGCGCACCATTACCGGTGCCGAGGGGATCCTGTGGCTCACTGGCGATCGGCTCGATGCAGAAGCGCTCGATGCAGCCGGCCAGCAGCTGAAGGTGGTCTCTACCATGACGTCCGGTATGGATTACGTCGACGCTGGTGAGTTCACCAAGCGCGGCATTGCCCTTGGCCACACACCGAAGGTGGTGAACGATCCGGTGGCGGACATTGCGATCGGGCTGATGCTAGCCGCGGCCCGGCGGTTCCACGAAGGTCGGCTCAAGATTGCCACCGGTGAGTGGGAAATGCGACCACAGTGGATGTTGGGTCAGGATGTTCCCGGATCGACGGTTGGCATCGTAGGGTTCGGCGGCATCGGACAAACGATACTGAAGCGTCTGAAAGGGTTCGACATTGGACGGTGTCTATACACGGGTAGGAGCAGAAAGCCGGAAGCTGATCTGGTCGGAGCATCGTACGTCGATCTGGCAACGCTGCTGCGGGAAAGCGATTTCGTATTCATCGCCTGCCCGCTGACGGGCGAAACGGCAAGGATGTTCAATCGCGAAACGCTCGCGCTGATGAAACGGTCGAGCGTGTTGATCAATGTCGCACGTGGCGGGATCGTCGATCAGCCGGCGCTGGTGGAGGCGCTTCGCGAGGGGACCATTTTTGCTGCTGGACTGGACGTGATGACGCCGGAACCGTTGGATACGAACGATCCACTGCTATCGCTGCCAAATTgtg TTGTCGTGCCTCATCTGGGCACGGCTACCCAGCAGAGCCTTCTGGACATGTTTGCTATCACAGCAAATAACGTGCTCTCCGTTCTAGCAGGCGGACCACTAATGGCACCGTATCAAAAGGGATAA
- the LOC1278985 gene encoding glyoxylate reductase/hydroxypyruvate reductase — MRRPRVLVTHHQVQPVALERLRKDCDVIVPAVDFPSRAQILDLCPGVDGLLWTSYKMKLDREVLDACGAQLKAISLTMNGVDCVDVKELARRNIPLGHTPYIPNRAVADLAVGLMLSVNERLLSTAGEICYQRQPIQGSTIGIVGFGGIGQLIASRLQAFDVGCILYCGPRPKASANAFHAQFVAFEQLLVRSDFVFISCPLTDATVRMFGREAFAAMKPTAVLINVARGAIVDEAALLDALKGGQISAAGLDTVTDEPLPPYSELFNLPNCVILPHLGTATKRTRDEMAVRAVENLMHGLRNATMPAQFQTQ; from the exons ATGCGGCGCCCCCGAGTGCTAGTGACACATCATCAGGTGCAGCCGGTTGCATTGGAGCGTTTGCGCAAGGA TTGTGATGTGATCGTCCCAGCAGTAGATTTCCCATCCCGTGCTCAAATACTCGATCTCTGCCCGGGCGTTGATGGCCTGCTGTGGACAAGCTACAAGATGAAGCTGGACCGAGAGGTCCTGGATGCATGCGGAGCACAGCTGAAAGCGATTTCCCTCACGATGAACGGTGTCGATTGTGTCGATGTGAAGGAGCTGGCTAGAAGAAACATTCCACTCGGACATACACCCTACATCCCGAACCGTGCAGTGGCAGATTTAGCCGTAGGTCTGATGCTTTCCGTCAACGAGCGACTGTTATCTACTGCTGGCGAAATATGTTATCAGCGTCAGCCCATCCAAGGATCAACGATCGGTATCGTAGGGTTCGGTGGTATTGGCCAGTTGATTGCCAGCAGACTGCAAGCGTTCGATGTCGGCTGCATCCTCTACTGTGGCCCGCGTCCCAAAGCGAGTGCAAACGCCTTCCATGCCCAGTTCGTAGCGTTCGAGCAGCTGCTTGTACGGTCGGATTTCGTATTCATCAGCTGTCCCCTAACCGACGCTACCGTTCGGATGTTTGGCCGGGAAGCATTTGCAGCGATGAAGCCAACTGCCGTACTGATCAACGTTGCACGTGGCGCGATCGTCGACGAGGCTGCCCTGCTGGATGCGTTGAAAGGTGGACAAATAAGCGCGGCTGGATTGGATACTGTGACGGATGAACCATTACCGCCGTATAGTGAACTGTTTAACCTGCCAAACTGTG TGATTCTACCACACCTGGGAACGGCAACGAAACGGACGCGCGACGAGATGGCTGTACGAGCGGTGGAGAATTTAATGCACGGTTTGCGGAATGCAACGATGCCCGCACAATTTCAGACGCAATAA
- the LOC1278984 gene encoding glyoxylate reductase/hydroxypyruvate reductase isoform X2 gives MVNSGQRPVVLVTNKETPEKGINKLKLKADVIFPKSHPATREEVLELAGQVDGIMWVGHMPLNGEVLDRGGSRLKAISTMSAGMDYVDVEEFRKRKFPLGYTPIVLNDAVADSAIGLMIAAGRRYHEGRLAIDQSQWTGGPQWLLGQDIKGSTVGIIGLGGIGQTIAKRLKGFDIGQLLYTGRRPKPEAEALGAKLVPQDELLQESDYVFITVPLTNETRHMINESTLAKMKPTAVLVNVARGDIVDQRALVAALKNGTIFAAGLDVVSPEPLPADDELLRLPNAVVIPHLGSATVQTRNNMAEIAALNVLAGIAGTPMFSPYPY, from the exons ATGGTCAACTCGGGACAGCGTCCGGTCGTGCTCGTAACCAACAAGGAAACGCCGGAAAAGGGTATCAACAAACTAAAGCTAAA GGCTGATGTAATCTTCCCGAAAAGCCATCCTGCCACACGCGAGGAAGTGCTAGAGCTGGCGGGCCAGGTCGATGGCATCATGTGGGTCGGCCATATGCCACTGAACGGTGAGGTGCTGGATCGGGGCGGTTCCCGCCTGAAGGCGATCTCCACCATGTCGGCCGGCATGGATTACGTGGACGTGGAGGAGTTCCGGAAGCGCAAGTTCCCGCTCGGCTACACCCCGATCGTGCTGAACGATGCGGTGGCCGATTCGGCCATTGGGCTCATGATTGCCGCCGGTCGGCGCTACCACGAGGGCCGGCTGGCCATCGATCAGTCGCAGTGGACGGGTGGCCCGCAGTGGCTGCTCGGGCAGGACATTAAGGGCAGCACGGTGGGCATTATCGGGCTGGGCGGCATCGGGCAAACGATTGCAAAGCGCCTGAAAGGGTTCGACATTGGGCAGCTGCTGTATACGGGCCGTCGGCCCAAGCCGGAAGCGGAAGCGCTCGGCGCCAAGCTGGTACCGCAggacgagctgctgcaggaGAGCGATTACGTGTTCATTACCGTACCGCTCACGAACGAAACGCGCCACATGATCAACGAGAGCACGCTGGCCAAAATGAAACCCACCGCCGTGCTGGTTAATGTGGCCCGGGGTGATATCGTCGATCAGCGGGCACTGGTGGCGGCACTCAAGAACGGTACGATCTTTGCGGCCGGATTGGATGTGGTGTCGCCGGAACCGCTGCCCGCAGACGATGAGCTGTTGCGCCTTCCGAATGCAG TTGTCATCCCCCACCTGGGCTCGGCCACCGTGCAGACGCGGAACAATATGGCGGAAATTGCTGCATTGAACGTGCTGGCGGGCATCGCGGGAACACCCATGTTCTCCCCCTATCCGTATTAA